DNA sequence from the Bufo bufo chromosome 3, aBufBuf1.1, whole genome shotgun sequence genome:
ACCAGTGGATGCTCCACCTATAAATTTTTCCCCTATAAAAGCAGACCTACCCAGTCAGTAGTGATTGGCCAACAGCTACTTCTCCCCACTCCCCCATACAAAATTTTTTAATACATGTGTATATAATGAGGAGAGAGGACAAAGGATCAGTGTGTTGAAGTTCAAAATGTGAGATCATTCTTTTCTCAATCATCGTCTGTCAGGGCAAAGCTGATACGCATAAGAGAGTCGGCTGGCCGCGCCAAAACAAAGAATTGCTGGACTTTGCTCTTATGTGTATGTACTCCTCGAATGTTTTTCTCATCAGACAGGAGTATGTCCATTTATAATGTATCTTGAATACTTACATGGTTGAAGTGGTAGTGGTCTAGCGATATGCTTCAATGGAAGATTAGTGGGTCTTTTCAGCTTTTCATCTACATTATTCTTCTTAAAAGAAAGTGCTTTTCGCATTTTAGCTTTTCCaaagctgtttttttttgtagTCTGATCTGAATGTCCTTCATTAGTAGAGGTTGCTGAGACTTGGCCTACTTTACTGACCACAGATACAGTTTGATCAGAAATGTTCTCTTCTTTTTTAAATAGCTGATTTAGAAAACTCTTGAACCATGATTGTTTTTTTACTGTTTTGGCTTGGGGCTCACTGTCTTTCTTCTCCACTTCCTGTACTTCAGGTTCAGGTACCACAGTGGTCTTAAGTTTACTTACTCTATTTTTGaacctggtgacatcactgactgTCCTGTTCACCTTTCTCTCCTTCTTATACTCTGTGCTTTTTGATTCACGGTTGCTTAAGCTTCGTTTTATGTATGTTTCCAGCACAATTTTAGCATCCTGCTTGCTTAATGAAACAAATTTCCCTCTTTGTTTTCTCTCCATCTTTGGGCTGTTGCTCGCTGCCTCTTCTTTATTTTGCCTGTATGAAAAAGAAACCAAAATATGTTACTACTCATCATGTGTATCAAGGGGAAATGTGGAAATTGCTTCCTGATAATGGGTTAACATTGTTGCTTACTCACTTAGGCAGCAAAATTAGACATTCACATAAGGTTTATATCCTATATATTCACTTTGGTTTCTTTCACTAGCTTTGGTTTCCACCCAGTATCCTtaaccttaaaggagttgtctcacttcagcaaatagcatataGCATATGTAGAagatgttaatacaaggcacttactaatgtattgtgattgtccatattgcttcctttgcttgctggatttatttttccatcacattatgcactgcttgttggttacgaccaccctgcaatccatcagtgatggtcgtgcttgcgcactataggaaaaagcttctatattgtgcaagcacgaccactgctgctggattgcagggtggtctgtaaacaTGGAAACGACCAGTGTATAATATTATGGAAAAATGAACCAGCCAGCAAATGAAGAaacatggataatcacaatacattagtaagagtcttgtattaactttctctacataataaatgctatttgctgaagtgagacaatgtaactatgtaactataaatTTTTGTCCAATGCCATAGGTCTACACTACACTAACATTATAGCTGCACAACACCTAGGCCtatccttaaggctactttcacactaacggcacggacctccggcaggctgttccgtcgggttaaCAGCCTGCAGGATCTGTCCTgctgctagtgaccgtgtgcccccggaataccgctccatcctcattgactataatgggggcggtgcAAAGTTCCggtggaggcacggcagcgcatggtgagaggctgccggaataaatgttggacatatagtagttttattccggcagcctctcgccgtgcgctgccgtgcctccgccggaacatCGCCCcgtcccccattatagtcaatggggacggagcggcagtccggtggcacatggtcactagcggcaggacggatccgacaggctgttcacccgacagaacagcctgccggaggtccgtgctgctagtgtgaaagtcgctTTACACAGAAAAGTTACTGTTTGCGAAGACTATTCTTTCATCCAGATCTGATTCCTGTAACAGATTTTTAGTTTCAtcataaatttatatatttactgTCAATTTTTTAAGGCTGATATGTAGATTGCATTCTCTGTACACTTATGCACAACCTATGTGATTCTCCCCCTGCTttcctacctatctatagtcctaTCTATCGCTATCCTCCTTGGATGCTTTCTTCCTTCTCCACTCTCGGATCTGCTGTGTACAACCTCCTCTGTTTATGTCAGATTTGGCAGCATTACCGCAAGACTGCAGGActtagggcccttttacacaTGCACTGACTAGGAATGAGGAAATTCCCAATCGTTGCCTAATTGTTATCGGCATTTACATATCACAAAGATTGGTGATCGTTTCTGCAATCATTAATCCCCATGCAGTTTCcttgtttgttggcagcacattccATTTTATATAGTACAATGTACTGCCAATAAACAAGAATTTTTGGTACCACATGGTACATGAAGTTGCAGTCACCTGGCAAACAAGAGTTGTGCTCATTTGTCGGGTTTTCTGTGGCACCTTTATATCTTATGCAGAGCAATTATTGGAAATTAGTGTTTTCATGTAAAGTGTCCATGATGATTTTCCTGTTCCTCGACCTATGTAAAAGGGTCCTGCCACACACTCTACAGAAGCAAAATCGTAGGAAATTTTTATTTAAGATCATTTAAAAAGttatttaatattgcatttaGGATGCAAATTAACAATACAAAAATTCAGTGCGAAGTTTTCAATAGCCTTTAAATAGATTGTCCAATGAAGGCAACTTattctctatccacaggatagggtatAGATGTCTGATACGTGGAAGTCTGACCACCGATCATGAGACCCTGTTCTCTCCCATTTGATTAAGCGCTGGTCACGCATGTGTGCTGCAGCTCCATTTATCTCTATAGGGATACCAGAGATGGCTGAATGATTGCACTTGGCTATTTCCAGTAGTTCCATAGTGTGGAATGGAGCAGCGAGCACGCACACGTGTCTGCTGCTCTATCCAAGTTGGGGGCACAGGCTCCAATCTCATGTTCGGCAGGGACCTTAGCAGTCAGACCCCCGACAATCAGACACTTGTCCCAATCCTGTGGATAGCTGATACGTTGGCATCATGGGACAACACATTTAAGAGAATCACTACTCTAGAAAACCCATTTTCGATTTACATTTTGGATAATGATTCAATGAATTTTCAATATATTTCTTTGACTTTGTTAGGCGGTGCTGAGGAGGGCTATTTTCACCCCAcatctgtttttttgtttgttaatgTACTGTACAGCTAGGAATATGTAGCTGTATACCTATAAAATTGCATATGCATGTCCTTGTATGATGGTCAAAATTATGCAAAATAAAGTTATTACATTCACATTGCTTTGTTGCGTAGACATATACAAGTGAGTAAACATGTCAAAAGGGTGTTTTGGGATATGTTGGACTCGGATATGTTAGGATCCTGCAGTCTAGACTGTAATAAAAAGCATAGTTGACTACAGGATCCTAACATATCCGGGTCCAACATATGCCGAAATACCCTTTTGGCATGTTTACCCACTTTTATATGTCTACCTAACAAAGCTGTGTGAATTTAGCTACTGTATTTTGTAAAGGTTTTGACCATTGACCACCAAGCAAATAGAAATTTTGAGCCATagcgtttattttttatttatttattttttattattggtaAATTTATAGAAATCAAGTTTCAACAAAAAAGGGAATATATAAACCATCCTACATCATTGTTTTACGGGTATTTAATAAAAAGAATTCTTGTGTTTATTGCCGTTATATTAATATTCAGTTTAGAGGGGTCGTTGGATTTTAGATGGATAGCAATCCAGAGGCAAACAAACCTGCATATGTGTAGCCAGCTTTCACCATAGAAATGTCAAGTTTTAGCTATTGTAAGGGCACCGAGCTCAGCATAATGGCCATTATATTTGTCTTGCTTAGTAACTAAAAAACACAACACTGTAACTAAAGCTCATACTCGCTATATTATCCACATGGAAGACAGTTCACATGACTTGACTGAATCATGAACGGCACTGGAAAAAGGGGTGTGTGtagcttgtttttttgtttgaaGCACTTGTAGGGGTTGTTTGAGATTTTTACTTACTgtatctcggacaacccctttaataaaagaaacatatataatcatttatatttaaattaaaatttaaaggtgcaCTATCTATATATGATAAAAGTAAAAGCTGAAGCCATGACGTTTCGTTGTCATGATCAGTGAGGGTGCCAGTTGCCCCAATCCTTAATCACATACTTGTGGCATACATTATTATAACGTAAAATTGCTTATATTATTTGTACTGAAAATAATAGCCAATGGGcgacatttactaagcatgttgcacCAGAATTATGGCGTAAAATGCGCCAAAAACAATGGCGTTTTGATTTGCGCCAAATATATCAATTATTTTCTCCCAAATTTTaaccataaagaatgcatcacgGCAGAAATTAATTATAAATGTCAATGCGAGCGGGGCTATCAAATTAGGGCATATTAcgtctcatttatcatcctcttatcagcagaaatggctcaaattgttgcgGACAATTAAGCCAGCTTGTGTGGTGGCGTTTTCTGTAAAAATTTGCATTTATGGCATAAAGATGcgagtttttgtaaaaaaaaaagtcgcatttatAAAAAGAAAACCAACTCGTTGGGGGAAAAAGTGATAGGTAAGTATAAAAACAGgatgcatttatttttatctaatataaatgagctaaacagcagggttttgtcagtaaattgacatccaacaaaaacaaaacaataagaaaacacATCCTGAGTCTGAGACAAAAGTTGCAATTTACAGTGGAAATGTCACAAATATTCTTCAAAAGTCAAAAATATGTTTCAAAAGTCGCAAGTGTGGTCTGGCAGGGGTTGGCTGAAATAGAGCacttctgtttaaaaaaaagtcgCACTTTAGTGCTATTGGCGTTAAAATGTCGCAAATTGAGAGAAATAGGCGGTTTTCAAGTTTATATTTTAAAcagtcacattttaaaagtggcgTGCGCCTTTTGATATGAGGTGAAACGAATCtccacttttgatttgtaatgttgGCATTTTTTTCCCCGCAAATTatgccattattgataaatgttcccctttgtgttcaGCTATACACTGAATTTATAACTACACCCTCTCATTTCTCTCTTATTAACAGTATATGAAGGAAAGGAACAAATATTCTGAATGTAAAGCTATTGTTCCATCAGTGGGACTTACCTGTCTGCTTCCATCATAACACGTGGAATGTGTTGGTTTCGCTGCTGCTAGCTTTGTGCTTCCTGTCTGCACAGTAAAACCTGACTACTTCATGCTGATCTCATTACCTATTTATAAGCCACCAATCAGCAGGTAGAGCACAGAGTAGAAGCTCGGCCTCCTGTGGTTTCCCAGTCGTGACGGGCAGCCCTTTGGAGCTACCTTCATTAGCACTTCCTTATTGCTATTGGCTTAGTTCCTTAGAACTGTAAAGATAACTTGAAACCTGTTTTACTGGATAGTAATAAATGAGAGAAGCTGTTTAGACAAGAGCATCATTTCTAGGAAGCCAGTTTGGCCCCGCTCTCTACATTGTGCTCTTTTCACCTAGACAAGTATTGTTTTGTCACCACACACAGCGATAAGCCTTAATGCTTCCAGGAAACCATTCAGTCCGAAGGAAAAACAATCTgaccccctcagatgctgcgttcatcgctGGTCTGAGATCaatattgaggcctttcaggggttaatcatttcaaataaataaaattgtacttaccttatccatttgagctctAAGAGGCTGCCAAGGCCATCTTGTTGAAGAAATCTTCAcgctgcgtgatgacatcatcacgctggccggcgtggtgacgtcatatgtctcTGCGCACAAGATTtcacactggatcttcaagaaataTGGGCGCTTCAAATTAATGAAGTatgatttttattaaaaaattttaagaaaagtTGATTCGTTCCCACGAAGCAtggggaaattcggcttcacggcgaatcaaattttccctgaaatttggatcaaagtccatttcggatacttcgattcgcttaaCATTAACTGTCATGGTGCACTCAACTGTTTCCATAATCCTGGCCACCCAGGTCCCGGCTGTCAGTCACGGGCTGGTTGCAGTGACCAGTCCCaagacaggtatgggtgccagaaatgggacccacatctatcagaTATTTCTGGCATATATTGTGGATATGCTATACCTGTCTGTCACGTGATGCGCAGTATACCAGGGACTACCTGTTCCTACAGCTCTCTGCCGATTCATCAGCAGGGGTGAtcagaagtagagatgagcgaatagaatTCCACGAAatagaatttgatccgaatttcaggttaaattcgattcgccttgaagccgaatttcctcgtcgaTTTAAccggaaatagtgtaaaaaaaaataataatatatatatatatatatatatatatatatatatatacatactgcctccatttgctcgcaatgagtctgccagcctccatcttgattgaagatctcggacgaaatcccgtgcgtggtgacatatgacgtcaccatgccggctggcatgatgatgtaatctcgcgcgagatttcgctcctgaTCTTCAAGCAAGAGGGAAGAGGCCAGACTGTTACGAGCAAATGAAGGCtgtaagtttgataaaaaaaattttttgcttaatttcacactgtttttacactcatgtatgaacacggtgtctgaggggtacaatgaaggGGCGGTGctatcgctgctccctgtcattgcagccGCTACTTATGAAGTTTTTTGTcactaagcaaatttttttgtaaggtTCGGCGAATCTGAATTGAGACATCAAAGAGGTGCAGAAATGTGTAGTGGGTAAATTAGGGACAAGTAGACACCCTCACACTTTGGACTTTAtggcttttggcctgggacagcgcaAATTTCAGGGACTGCAGAAAATCCCTGTAAATTTGCAGCTGTTGGCAACTATGCTATTTAAAGGCGTTGTGTCATAAAACatagtctacatttttcaaaccagcacctgaatctgaatacttttgtaattgcatgtaataaaaatttgAGTATAGCCAGTGAACTATTCAAAGaattgtatctgtatagcgccatctgctgttttccatattttttttgtccgtctcactgagctggtcgaacatgctccgttgccagcggtttagacattaatggtgtGGCGTTGTTttcagggcacaccaaatttacactgttatacaagccgtacactgactacttaacattgtatcaaagtgtcatatattcagcgttgtcccatgaaaagatgtgaggggtgtactcacttttatgAAATACTGTACATGTTTCTGTCTCTATTAAACATAGCATCTAGGGGGTTAAACTGTCCAGAACTGAGTTATCTCCGAACCCAGCAGTGAGAGCAGGATGCCAGCTGTATAATACCACTGGCTCCTGCAAAACATGGCGCAGACATAGCTCCTGAGCCCACGCCATTGTCTTGATGTACTATTATGGGACAGACCATTAATTACCTCCACTCTGTGACATAATAGTACATCACTGAGCGGAAAGGAGTTGAAGCGACCCTCTGATTCAAGGGAAAATACAGTATTCATGTTAACTGAGGAACAAACAGAACACATGGAGTCTTTTTAGTAAGAAATCTACTAATTCATACCAACATTTGAGTTGGTAAAATCGAGGCATATAATCCTTTGCCCCCGGGAATGCCCCAGACCCACCCATTTGTGGGCAGGCTTTGCATCAGCCCATCCCATTTTTCAGCCATGCAGTgcaaatttgccaggactgtctctgaaaatcagtaGCAGTTATGGCAAATTCAGGACAGTTGGCAGCAATGCTAATTCTCAGGCTCATAGTCTGATGGCAGACTATCTGATACACACTGTGCATTGGCAGCCCAAGACACTTTCTTTTTATCCTgtcctgctcttggattggccaacAATGCTCACATAAACAGTGCACATTGTGCTACAGGAAGTggtgtggccatcttggatggcaggaAAGGAGCCCAGGAATTGGCAGATTTGAagctaaaaagatgaaaaggagggcaccatGTAAGTGTTATATTCATTTcccaattagggctcatgcacatgaacgtatttttttgtcCGCATCTGATTTGTAATTTTTGcgggtcagatgcggacccattcggtcGGAAGGAGTCGCAaaagatgcaaacagcacaccgtgtactgtccacatctgtatgtctgttctgtggcataTGCAAAAATACAGAACTTGTGctatcaggggcgttgctagggtctcaaaatatcaggggcccaagcaccaatgaatattgcccaattctctaagtcaacCAAAGCCCTCCCCCAACCCCTccccctgcaaacactagcactgaagacattttactgtacttgctaaacAGCTATACAGCAGTACATACctttcacatccagtgcctcccaggtgacgtctcctctgatgtagatcttctctgtcatcaacttctccattcggtccggacaacttctctcagccgccttgtCTATGCAGAGTGTGAAACAAaggcatcttagcttcctcactgttctctacccccaaatactaccctgaagaaaaatgagtgcctcccatagtaatagtactccgcatagtcccaccaatagtaattcccttctagaataccctcattagtaatactgcctcctacagtgcccccaatagtgataaggctccccaagagtgcctccattattagaaaagccctccagtattaataatgtccttacagagcccctagtagaaataaggcccccctattgttatcccagtggtaataaagctctctacagacccctcagaaataatgtggatctagaagtccctcctatagagcccccagtagtaataagaacgcttaatgtaccctggatttaaaatgtcttcacagtgcccccagtatttataataccctctactgttataatgctctccctgaagtgccccagtatttatatcgccccctactgttataatgcccacacagtgcccccagtatttatattgcccctagTGTTATAATGCACACCTTAAAgcacccccagtatttataatgcccccctgcagtgcccccgtagttatattcctcagtttactgtcctcagaaattataattcctcagcccctccaccatacagtcccatgtaaataacattatttccctcctccGACATaaagtcccatataaataccatcacaccatctctccagccccctccaatatacagtcccatgtaaataacatcgctctCTATCTACAGCTTCCTCCAAAATacggtcccacgtaaataacatcaccccctccccaaacaccttcaacatacagtcccatgtaaataacatcactccaccacactgtcccacgtaaataacttcagccctagcatacagtcccagttaaataactacaactcccaacattgctctgactctcacactgagtaatctacccttcacttacctctcctcatgtagcagacctcaccacagcttcttcccaggacttctcttcactggtgAGCCCTCATTTCCTGCACTAGTCACATAATGGtgacatcgcaggtcctt
Encoded proteins:
- the LOC120993333 gene encoding apoptosis facilitator Bcl-2-like protein 14 isoform X2 — its product is MNWQNKEEAASNSPKMERKQRGKFVSLSKQDAKIVLETYIKRSLSNRESKSTEYKKERKVNRTVSDVTRFKNRVSKLKTTVVPEPEVQEVEKKDSEPQAKTVKKQSWFKSFLNQLFKKEENISDQTVSVVSKVGQVSATSTNEGHSDQTTKKNSFGKAKMRKALSFKKNNVDEKLKRPTNLPLKHIARPLPLQPCEKNEDSYYEQVSEEIELLVKETENLELGGRKQSLIGDLDTDETMIKKIVAILQKEGDAYDRKIKEDPALNNFFKDISYNSFKQLADVYVDQGIKRREPDVTPEDMKFAFSVHFTKQVVGLSTHPANRIMGFGTKYLQDTLTWLSYSRENLTLTADPEECISPD
- the LOC120993333 gene encoding apoptosis facilitator Bcl-2-like protein 14 isoform X1 yields the protein MMEADRQNKEEAASNSPKMERKQRGKFVSLSKQDAKIVLETYIKRSLSNRESKSTEYKKERKVNRTVSDVTRFKNRVSKLKTTVVPEPEVQEVEKKDSEPQAKTVKKQSWFKSFLNQLFKKEENISDQTVSVVSKVGQVSATSTNEGHSDQTTKKNSFGKAKMRKALSFKKNNVDEKLKRPTNLPLKHIARPLPLQPCEKNEDSYYEQVSEEIELLVKETENLELGGRKQSLIGDLDTDETMIKKIVAILQKEGDAYDRKIKEDPALNNFFKDISYNSFKQLADVYVDQGIKRREPDVTPEDMKFAFSVHFTKQVVGLSTHPANRIMGFGTKYLQDTLTWLSYSRENLTLTADPEECISPD